A genomic stretch from Lathyrus oleraceus cultivar Zhongwan6 chromosome 2, CAAS_Psat_ZW6_1.0, whole genome shotgun sequence includes:
- the LOC127122558 gene encoding uncharacterized mitochondrial protein AtMg00810-like yields the protein MMWSSKKKIVGIKAFKKTGNNLSMFEEFKKHMSNEFKMTNIGLMAYCISIKVQQEDNGVFIIQEGYAKEVLKKFKMDDVNPVGTLMECGSKLSKHENKEIVDPTLYKSLVGSLRYLTSTRSDILYDVGVVSRYMEAPTTTHFKVVKGIL from the exons ATGATGTGGAGTTcgaagaagaagattgttgggATTAAAGCGTTCAAGAAGACAG GGAACAATTTAAGCATGTTCGAAGAGTTTAAGAAACACATGTCAAATGAATTTAAGATGACAAATATAGGGCTCATGGCATATTGTATCAGCATTAAAGTACAGCAAGAAGACAATGGAGTTTTTATCATCCAAGAAGGTTATGCCAAAGAAGTCCTTAAGAAGTTCAAGATGGATGATGTCAATCCAGTTGGCACCCTGATGGAATGTGGCAGCAAATTGAGTAAGCATGAAAATAAAGAGATTGTGGATCCAACTCTTTACAAAAGTTTGGTTGGAAGTCTACGTTACTTGACAAGTACAAGGTCGGATATTCTCTATGATGTAGGAGTCGTAAGTCGTTACATGGAAGCTCCAACAACAACTCACTTCAAGGTGGTAAAAGGAATCCTTTGA
- the LOC127118834 gene encoding uncharacterized protein LOC127118834 codes for MEGDTHVVDHEELKQAKNQNVSHDGPKYENEQDGISSDTSSSQDVENQDGDSFVVQNEDHEESKEMKSQNISHNDPKYENEQDDISSHTSSSQDVENPEVDNVHNEDHEESKQVKSQNISHSDPKYENEQDDKSSHTSSSQDVENLEVDNVVQNEDHEESKEVNSHDGLKFENEQDDISSDTSSSKDVENLKGDAYVVNNEDHEESKQAKSQNISHDGPKIENEQDDISSGTSSSQDVKNLEGDISVIHNEDREESKHVGSQNISNDRPSYENEQDDASSNMSCSQGVENLERDTYVVRNEDHEELKQAKSQNISHDGPKHENEQDGVLSNTSCSQDVEKLQGDAFTIQKEDYNKDSKEEKFENMGYDDPGFEKKLDDILDNIYGESDLAHRVDGNRTMDSHSPKIDQKIDNTSTDVNTMNQKGDADRGTPHVVEKAVALKNFVREKSIVAVSTLLRRLSRKNDDGDVYNSDNKDKDVSDISRDCESKEAPEKTVEKMNWRDEPITEGPLQPIAMKGRIILYTRLACRECKEVRKILYVKRLRYVEINIDVYPNRKMELEKISGSTSVPKVFFNEVCIGSLSELKTLNESGKFDEKIEFLITESPSLKGPLPPLSGEDDVSSSGAVDEMALIVCKMKQSIVVKDRFSKLRRFTNCFIGSEAVDFLSEDQYLERKEAIEFGRKLVSKLFFQHVLDDNLFEDGNYLYRFLDDDPIVASQCHNISRGITTTKPKPITEIASRLRLLSYAMFEAYASEDGRHIDYRSMHGSEEFARYLRIVEELQRVEMSDLSREETIAFFLNLYNMMTIHAILVWGHPDGMLERRKLFGDFKYVIGGSTYSLSAIQNGILRGNQRQPYTLMRPFGAKDKRLMVALSLPEPLIHFALVCGTRSGPALRCYSPGDIDSELMDAAHNFLRNGGVLIDFTAKVAYTSKILKWFSLDFGKNEVEVMKHVSIYLDPSESELLFDLLATSELKVIYQPYDWGLNC; via the exons ATGGAAGGAGATACTCATGTTGTAGATCACGAAGAATTGAAACAGGCAAAAAATCAAAATGTTTCTCATGATGGCCCCAAGTATGAGAATGAACAAGATGGTATATCTTCAGACACATCAAGTTCTCAAGATGTTGAAAATCAGGACGGAGATAGTTTTGTTGTTCAGAACGAAGATCACGAAGAATCAAAAGAGATGAAAAGTCAAAATATTTCTCATAATGACCCCAAGTATGAGAATGAACAAGATGACATATCTTCACACACGTCAAGTTCTCAAGATGTTGAAAATCCGGAAGTAGATAATGTTCATAATGAAGATCACGAAGAATCAAAACAGGTGAAAAGTCAAAATATTTCTCATAGTGACCCAAAGTATGAGAATGAACAAGATGACAAATCTTCACACACGTCAAGTTCTCAAGATGTTGAAAATCTGGAAGTAGATAATGTTGTTCAAAATGAAGATCACGAAGAATCAAAAGAGGTGAACTCTCATGATGGCCTCAAGTTTGAGAATGAGCAAGATGATATATCATCAGACACGTCAAGTTCTAAAGATGTTGAAAATTTGAAAGGAGATGCTTATGTCGTTAATAATGAAGATCATGAGGAATCAAAACAGGCAAAAAGTCAAAATATTTCTCATGATGGCCCCAAGATTGAGAATGAACAAGATGATATATCATCAGGCACATCAAGTTCTCAAGATGTCAAAAATCTAGAAGGAGATATTTCTGTCATTCATAATGAAGATCGCGAAGAATCTAAACATGTGGGAAGTCAAAATATTTCTAATGATAGGCCCAGTTATGAGAATGAACAAGATGATGCATCTTCAAATATGTCATGTTCTCAAGGTGTTGAGAATCTAGAAAGAGATACTTATGTTGTTCGGAATGAAGATCACGAAGAATTAAAACAGGCAAAAAGTCAAAATATTTCTCATGATGGCCCCAAGCATGAGAATGAACAAGATGGTGTATTATCAAATACATCATGTTCTCAAGATGTTGAAAAGCTTCAAGGCGATGCATTTACCATTCAAAAAGAAGACTACAACAAAGATTCAAAAGAGGAAAAATTTGAAAATATGGGTTATGATGATCCCGGGTTTGAGAAAAAGCTAGATGATATATTGGATAATATATATGGAGAATCGGACTTGGCTCATAGGGTAGATGGAAATAGAACTATGGACTCACATTCACCAAAAATAGATCAAAAGATAGATAACACTTCAACTGATGTCAATACTATGAATCAGAAAGGTGATGCAGATCGAGGGACTCCGCATGTGGTTGAGAAGGCTGTAGCGCTTAAAAACTTTGTGAGGGAGAAAAGTATAGTCGCAGTCTCCACTCTGCTGCGCCGACTTTCTAGAAaaaatgatgatggtgatgtgTATAATTCTGATAATAAAGATAAAGATGTTTCAGATATATCAAGAGACTGTGAATCCAAAGAGGCTCCTGAGAAGACAGTAGAGAAAATGAATTGGAGGGATGAACCAATAACTGAAGGTCCTTTGCAACCCATAGCCATGAAAGGAAGGATTATACTGTACACAAGACTAGCATGCCGAGAATGTAAAGAGGTTAGGAAAATTTTGTATGTGAAAAGGCTTAGATATGTTGAAATCAACATTGACGTGTACCCTAATAGAAAGATGGAGCTAGAGAAGATTTCTGGATCTACTTCTGTTCCCAAGGTTTTTTTCAATGAAGTATGTATAGGAAGCTTGAGTGAGCTAAAGACCTTAAATGAGTCTGGCAAGTTTGATGAGAAGATTGAGTTCCTTATAACAGAATCACCTTCATTAAAAGGACCACTTCCACCACTTTCTGGGGAGGATGATGTGTCCAGCAGTGGGGCAGTTGATGAAATGGCTCTGATCGTCTGCAAAATGAAACAATCTATTGTTGTGAAGGATCGATTTAGCAAATTGCGAAGGTTCACCAATTGCTTTATTGGCTCTGAAGCTGTAGACTTCTTATCAGAAGATCAATATTTGGAAAGGAAAGAG GCTATTGAATTTGGACGAAAGCTCGTTAGCAAGCTCTTCTTTCAGCATGTTCTTGA tGATAATCTATTTGAGGATGGTAATTACTTGTATCGGTTTTTGGATGACGATCCAATTGTGGCATCTCAGTGTCATAATATTTCAAGAGGGATAACTACCACGAAACCTAAGCCTATCACAGAAATTGCATCAAGGCTGAGATTACTGTCCTATGCAATGTTTGAAGCCTATGCCTCTGAAGATGGACGTCACATTGATTATAGAAGTATGCATGGAAGCGAAGAATTTGCAAG GTATCTAAGAATTGTAGAAGAGCTACAAAGAGTAGAAATGTCGGATTTGTCTAGAGAAGAGACAATTGCTTTCTTTCTTAATCTATATAATATGATGACCATCCATGCAATCTTAGTATGGGGCCATCCAGATGGAATGCTAGAAAGAAGGAAATTGTTTGGAGACTTTAAATATGTTATTGGTGGGTCCACTTACTCACTTTCAGCTATTCAGAATGGCATTTTGAGGGGGAACCAGCGACAGCCATATACCCTTATGAGGCCATTTGGTGCAAAAGATAAACGTTTAATG GTGGCCCTCTCTTTACCAGAGCCTCTCATTCATTTTGCTCTAGTGTGTGGTACTCGATCTGGGCCTGCACTTCGGTGTTATTCTCCTGGCGACATTGACTCGGAGTTAATGGATGCAGCTCATAATTTCCTCAGAAATGGTGGCGTTTTGATAGATTTTACTGCAAAGGTTGCATATACCAGTAAAATTCTTAAATG GTTCAGCTTAGATTTTGGCAAGAATGAGGTAGAGGTTATGAAGCATGTCTCAATCTACTTAGATCCATCTGAATCAGAACTATTGTTTGACTTACTTGCCACTTCTGAGTTGAAGGTGATATATCAACCTTATGATTGGGGTTTGAACTGTTAG